TAAGATGAGTTTCCAAACCATGTCTCCTTCTTCAAAGGTCTTTTTCTTCACTCTCTTATTGTATACTTtggttactttctttttttGGGCGATCATTCGATCAAGTGCTTGCATTCTAGCTTCATCAGATTCTTCAAGTTCCATCATCATCGCCTCTGTGTATTCTGCTGGAGTGAGTTCATTTTATCTGGCTACTCTGAGGGACGACACTACTACCTCCATAGGAAGCACGACATCATGTCCATATGTTAATGAGAAAGGACTGACGCCCGTGGCACTCCTTTTTgatgttctgtatgcccataaagtTTCTGAAAGTAAGACGTGCCATTCCTTGGGATTATCTTCGATCATCTTTTCAAGGATGTTGATGAGAACTTTGTTGGAGGCCTCAGCTTGACCATTAGCTTGGGGATAATGAGGAGTAGAGTGCAACAACTTGATTCCATAATCTTCCATGAAGTCCTTCATGTCATCTCCTGTGAACATGGTTCCTTGCTCTGTGGTAATTGACTGAGGGATCTCGTACCTATGAATGATGTTCTCCTTGATGAAtttcacaacatctctctggtCCACTTTCTTCATTGGTAAGGCCTCCACCCATTTTGTGAAGTAGTCTGTTGCCACGATCATAAAGTTGTGCCCGTTTGATGATGCAGGATAAATTTTACCTATCAAATCAATTGCCCATCATCTGAAGGGCCACGGCTTGACGACTGCGTGCATCTCATCTGCAGGAACTCTTTGAATCTGTCCATATCTTTGGCATTGGCAGCATCCTTTTGCATAAGACATACAATCCTTCAGCATAGATGGCCAGAAGTACCCATGTCTCCTGATGAGCCACTTAATCTTGATGCCTGCCTGATGAGCTCCACATACTCCTTCATGGACTTGTTTTATAACTTCCATACTGTCTGGAAATCCTAAGCATTTCAACAAAAGTCCATCTACATTTTTGCGGTACAAGTCACCTTCCATCAATAAGAAGTTCAATGATCTGATCTTAAGGGAATAAGGTACTCGTCTTCCTGGGTTCGATAGATACTCCTTGATGGGACTCCTCCAGTCACTAGCTAGATTGACATCTGTATTAAATGTCTCCACTTGAATTCCTCTCTCCATGATGGAAGGATGTCTGAGCTTCTTGATCATTATCAACTTATGGGTGAGTTCTTCTGACATTTTCAAACCAGAGGCTATTTGAGCTAGCTCATTAGCCTCCCAGTTCATCTCTCTTGGAACATGAAGAAAGGAGAAGTCATTGAATTCCTGCAGTAGTTGAACAGCGGCTGTATAATATGGAGCCAAGATGAGACTAGTGCATTTATATTCTCCTGATAGTTGCCTCAGCACGAGTTGGGAATCCCCTTGGATCAAGACTTCATCTGCTCCTAACTCCCTCAAGATCTCTAGGCCAATGACcgcagcttcatattcagctTAATTGTTCGTACATTTGAAATCCAAGTTGAAAGACATTGTTGTTTTGGTTCCCATGGGGGATATAATGACTACTCCTACTCCTGCAGATGTCTCGGTGCTAGAtccatcaaatttcaaaatccagCGGGATTTTTCAACACTGAAGATTGGTAGATCTTGATCTATTTCATCCTTCACATCAAGACATGGGTGATCTGCAAGGAAATCTGCAAGTGCTTGGCCCTTCACAGATTTTTGAGGACAGAACACCAAAGTAAACTCTGCCAAAGCCAGCGACCACTTTCCAATCCTCCCAGTTATGAGCGGCTTATTCAACATGTACTTGATCAAGTCAGTTTGAGATACCACCAACACCCTTGCCCCAATCATATAATGCCGCAGTTTGGTACAAGCAAAATACAATGTAAGGCAGAGTTTCTCAATTGGTGAATATTTTACCTCAGTTGTATTCAAGAATCTACTCAAATAATATATTGCCTGCTCATATCCTTTGGAATTGTTTTGTGCTAACAAGCATCCAATGGAATCATGAGCGGCAGATAGATAAAGTTTTAGAGGTACACCTGGCCTTGGCGGCATAAGTACAGGAGGTTTGCATAGATACTCTTTGATACTTTGGAAGGCTTGCTGATGGTGTTCCTCCCATTTGAATTCATCTTCCTTCTTTAATCGCAACAAATCAGAAAATGTCTTAGCTTTTCCAGCCAAGTTGGAGATGAACCTCCTGAGATAATTCACTTGCCCCAAAAACCGCTGAAGCTCCTTTTTTGTTTGAGGGGATTTGGACTTCATGATCGCCTTGGCTTTGTTCTGATCTATCTCCACGCCTCTTTGGTGCACCAGGAACCCGAGGAAGTTTCCAGCTTTCACCCCAAAAGCACACTTGAGGGGATTAAGTTTCAGTTGATGCTCCCTCATCCTTTGAAAACCACATCTCAAGTGATCTATATGCTCCATATTGGTCCCTTGtgaggttgcaagtatagttccaagggagggttaggaactattcaaacTTTTCTcaaattagggcagacttcttttccaaaggaaaaaggttttaacagcggcgctgagtaaacagcaagatactggcttagtcaactggtgactaggtcagtttcttagcttgagtcaggagatagcacttgtaCTCTTGCAATAATGCAATGAGTCTCTCTTTGATGTGTGGATCCAAAAGACTACTGATGTATGTACATCTTGGGTTCTCAGAAGTTCCCAAGTTCACTTCCTCCAATGGATCTCTAGCCAATGATCTATCATCCTCTAGTGGTGAAGGAGCTGGTTTCAATTCATCTATCTGAATAACGTTTTCACTTTCCAGAGGCTCTTCTTCATAGATTACTTCAGCACCTAGAGCCTCCAGACCTTCTTCCTTCTGTAATTCCTCCAACACCTGCTGCACTTGGGCTTTTTATATGGCAGCGGCAGCTACTGCCATTTCTTTCTCATTATGCTTACTAATCATCGATTTCTTCGATGATCGGTTCTCCCAACGCTCCCCAAGCTTTGGATGGAACGATGGCTGATGGTTGGAGGATAGCTTTCCCTTTGTTCTGACATTGCTTCTTCCAGGTGATACTTTTGGGTCCTCCTCTCTTGCTTTCACCTCTGAACTCTATTGGACCCACAGCTCCATCATAGTACCTTGCCTCCACGGAATCAGCTTGAGTTGTAAATGGTTTCCCATCTGCCCAGACAACTTCtacttcatttcctttccaaaaaaGCAAGAATTGATGGAGTGAGGACGGTACACACCAATTGGCATGAATCCAGTCTCTCCTTAGCAAGATTTGATAGCTCGCTGTTGAATCAACAACGAAGAATGCTGCCATAGATATGTTGCTTCCCACAGTAATATCTACTGGCAGAACTCCTAAGGTTTTGGTGGTTTCCCCTGTGAAAGCTGACACCATAACCTCTGTGGCAATTAGATTTTCTATTGACTTCCCCAAGGTCTTCATCATCCTAAATGGCATGATATTCACTGCAGAGCCATTATCGATCAACACTTTTGATACTGGCTTGCTATTTAGATGTGCCTTGATGTAAAGAGGCCTGATATGTTTGGTCATGCTATCTGCAGGTTTCTCAAAAACCACTCTTTTTGGTTCTCCTGGGCCACTCGATTGAATTGTGACCCCACTGGTGAATGAATCTCTCTTCTCAGGAATAGGTGAACTATTCTCCTCTTCAGCATGATGATCCCTTGAACTTCCTAGGAAATCAGTTGGCAATGTCACTGAAGCTGTTGCACACCCGATAGGTATCACCATGTCACCTATTCTCACATTTTGAATGATTTCCTCTGGCTCCTCCTCTGGAACTATTGACTCTGGATCACCAGCTtgcacttcttctttttccactGGTTCCCTTACTTCATCTTTCTCATCATGGTGTCTTTCAACAGCTGCCCTCTTACGTTGCATCCTTCTCTTCTGTGTTCTTGTAAGAGGTTGGGGGACCTTTTTGTGGCTTACCACGCGCCACTTACCAGAAGTTTCTGCTTGAGGCACCACAAAACGAGGTCTCCTCTGATTGGCAGTTGGGGAATACTTCTCTTGGTGAAATTCACTTTTTAGAGGTTTCCTCTCAGTCTAAACCCTTCTTTCATAGTGATTCCCTCCGATGCTCTTCACTTCTACTCGAATTTTGACTTCTGCCCCCCTTGCTCCTTGATGTTAGCCTGAAGTTCATCAGGACCTCTGAGATACTCCTTAGGGATCCAAGTATGGTAACTTCTGCCTTTCTCCTTCTTGGACTCTGCAAGTCTCAAACGAAGGTCTTCTTTCTTCCTATTGAGGACATCTCGCATATCTACTGCCACCATGTTCATAGTCACCACCGGTGGAaaaggatcttcatcaaccaacaTTGCTTCTTTCTTCTCTGGGAACTTAAGAATTCCCTTGTTGATTCTTTCCTGAACTGCATTCTTGAAgccccaacaattgttggttgCATGATTCCAGGAATCATGATACTTGCAATATGTCTTCCCTTTGATTTCCTCTTTTGTTGGCAATTTATGACCTGCAGGCAAAGTAATAAACTTCTCCTTTAAGAGAAAGTCAAACAGAGCATCACTCTTGGACACATCAAAGCTGAATTGCGGAGGTTTATCATTGAAAGATTTCTTTGCTGCATCATGTCCTCCGGTGGAGTGGAGTAAAGGGCAAACATGAGTCCCTGTACTTTTAAGATCTGCCACTGCAACCTCATGGTATATTTTCTGGCAATAAGTTCCCATGGCACTCTTCTTTCTGTGACTCTCTTCCCTCAACAGATCTTCATACTCTGTCACCTTGGCAGCTAACTCATAAAAGTCTCTGAACTCCATTCCTTGGAACTTCTTCCTCAGCTCGATGTTAAGTCCCCTCTGGGCCATCTTTACGTACTCCACCTCTGGGAGATAGACATTGCATCTGTTCCTCATCTTTTTGAAACGAGCAATGAACTGGTCTGCTCTTTCACCTCCCTTCAGAGTAAGCCTAGAAAGTTCTGCAACACACACTTCTGGCTCTGCTCTTAAGAATTGAGTGTGAAATTGCCTCTCCATATCTTGCCAACCATGGATGGAGTCTCTAGGGAGAGTAGCATACCAAGTGAAGGCTGGTCCCGTCAGAAAATTTGGGAAGAGCCTCAACTTGAGATGGTTGAAGTTAGGGTAGTTGGCAAGTTCTCCACACTGGATTGTGAACCTTGCTACGTGCTCCAAAGTTGACAAGCCATCTTCCCCAGAGAATAGGGAGAAGTTAGGTACCCTGTATCCCCTTGGATAAGGATTCTCCATGTCAATCGCATGAGGGTAAGGCTTGTGGAACTTAGGGCGGCCAACTTGACGAAGGCGAGGCCCATACAGCTCTTGGACAACTTCTCTCACAGCCTCCATATTGAATGCTGGAACTTGTTGAGGTATGCCATTCTGATGGTGACCGTAAGGCATATGAAGAAATCCAGTGTTCCTTCCATTGCCTCTATAGTTGCCCCCCCATGTCCCCAGTGATATGGTGGCCTCCTTCCTCCTCATGATACGAAGCTGTGTAGGAGGTAGGATTAGTGTTTCCAAAATATTGAGAAACAGGTGACTTACCACTATTTTCTCGGCCTGCTGAACTAGCGGCCTTCTGCAAGACAACATCGTCCCTCAAGGGTGGAATTTGATACTTCTCAGCGCCGGACAACCCACGTCCCCCATTGGAATCTGGGGAACCTTGAGGACCATGGTTTTCTCCATTCTTGATTACCCCTGGTTCTGACAGCTTCTGGAGTATTTTATCCATCTTCAGATCTATGTCACTCCGCAGAGCTTCCATATTCTTCTCGATGGAACTGAAACGCCTCTCCAAGAATGGTGAATTTTGGATCTCTGTAAAGATCCATGATTCTCCTCTGGGGCTAGTAACCTTTTCCCCTTCGATTCGTCCCACCATCTATGGAACATTGCCTGTTACCATgacctcctcctcttcttcagaACTTGCAACTACAGGATCTTTGTTGCTCTTATCACTTTTCTTCGGCGGCATTGTGATTGAGTCCCACCGAGCGTGCCAATTTTggtttggctctttcgtgggaaattgtgggcgtgccagataattatagtattatcaaactatggagtgaaattgagtgcgcttgctaacttctaattatcaaaacgattgtaaggaataaagagaccgtaaaattcctaag
The sequence above is drawn from the Euphorbia lathyris chromosome 6, ddEupLath1.1, whole genome shotgun sequence genome and encodes:
- the LOC136232353 gene encoding uncharacterized protein, with translation MLSCRRPLVQQAEKIVVSHLFLNILETLILPPTQLRIMRRKEATISLGTWGGNYRGNGRNTGFLHMPYGHHQNGIPQQVPAFNMEAVREVVQELYGPRLRQVGRPKFHKPYPHAIDMENPYPRGYRVPNFSLFSGEDGLSTLEHVARFTIQCGELANYPNFNHLKLRLFPNFLTGPAFTWYATLPRDSIHGWQDMERQFHTQFLRAEPEVCVAELSRLTLKGGERADQFIARFKKMRNRCNVYLPEVEYVKMAQRGLNIELRKKFQGMEFRDFYELAAKVTEYEDLLREESHRKKSAMGTYCQKIYHEVAVADLKSTGTHVCPLLHSTGGHDAAKKSFNDKPPQFSFDVSKSDALFDFLLKEKFITLPAGHKLPTKEEIKGKTYCKYHDSWNHATNNCWGFKNAVQERINKGILKFPEKKEAMLVDEDPFPPVVTMNMVAVDMRDVLNRKKEDLRLRLAESKKEKGRSYHTWIPKEYLRGPDELQANIKEQGGQKSKFE